The genomic stretch GGGATGGAATTTGTGTAAGTCGCAGCGACGACGCTTCAATCTCGCCTACGCGcgctttaatttatatacaGCGAGGGAAAATGGCTCTGGTCCCTGAATCCTGATTGTTTTCTTCATTCTACAAACGCGGAGAGCCCATGCAGCTCTACTCCGGCATCTCCGTAGCCTCGCATCATAGCGCATTcgcagttttttttttcttaagaGGCAGCAGTGCATACAGTGGCAGATTACTTAAAGCCCGCCAATGGTTCTCCCGGCTTCCATGTGCCTTACCGAACTCCGACACTGTTTGCTCCTAGCCAGCAACCCGGATTTTTGGGCCCTGAGagataaaaagaagcaaaaaatgGATATGCCAACGCGGCAGTCCTTTGCTGACTCCAGAGAGCCGCGTCAATGCTCCCTCAGCGGTGGAGACGCTCGCATTCCCGAGTTTTCAGCCAGGTGCACCGAGGCGTCTGATTTGTTGCCATCAGATCTTGCATGCAGACGATACGCGGGCCAGGTCTGCTGAAAAATACGATTAcagcaaaaacaaatacGCACTCGTATAACCGCCGCCTGTGGCCTGTGTCGGGAATTGTGTTGCCTAAATCTCTCCTGACAATCACCCAGGCCGGGCGTCTATTAATACCGATATGCTCCGACGCAGAGATTAATTTCACTGGCCCTGCTGACTGTATTGTCTGGCACCAAATTCAGgagcagagaaaagaataaCCTTGGATCAGCCAGACAAATGAGCCGCATccctccatccatccatccatccatctcagcAACAATAAAAGCCATCCACCGACGTCTTTGTTCCTGGCCAAGTCCCCAAAAAGCCACACGCGTGGCCACTGGCAACGGCGCCAGCCTTCCTGAGACGCCCTGCTGGAGCCCTCGCCTAAAGAGCGTTTCGCAGCTGAAACCAAACATTGGCGCATCAAGATTGGGCGCCCCTTAATTGGGATGCATGAAGTTATGCTCTTCTGGTCCCTGAAAACGGGCGCCTCAGCGCCTGGCTTAGCGGCTCTTGTCGCCAATGCTCGACGTTTTGACtggatctgcttcttcgCGTGTAGTTTGCACCCCAGAGCTGTGCGATGCAACTTGTCTCGGGCTTTTGTCGTCTCAAGTCAAAGACCCTCAACCCGCGTCTGTGAACCATTCGCCGTGTGCGaccccatcaccaccactcCGTAGTAATTTGCACCCTTGCCCTTtggcttcagcagctgggcaaTTGAAGGCTGCGGGGTAGAGAAAATAGCGCTCCCGTGCCCAATATCCACCATCACCAGGTCACTTCGCATTAGCACATGTGTGGCCTGAGGGAGCCGCTGCATCAGGGCCTCAGTGATATATAGCAGCGTTGCAGCCCCCCTCTTTtattcctctctcttctttttttgtcagTAGAAATAAAACCTACCCAAGTATACAGCACTCGTGCTTCGTTCAATCAATCAACACTCCAACACCGCTACAGTTGATTAAGCTTCCAGCGAAAAGACCAGAAACCCCACCCCCACACATTAGAGGAAGCTCTAGGCCGCCTGACGTCATTGGCTACTTTGCGAGGACAGCTTCGTTGGGCACTTCAAGGCACTGATCCGGGCAGTCTCGCCACTTTTCACACTTGGACCTTTACATACCACAAATCAACGCAATATTCACGTTTTGGCACGacaccatcaccatggcGGAAACCACAGAGAACCAGACCCCCGTCGTCGACGAGACTCCCATCTCTTCTGTCGGGAACCCTGCCCGCAAGAACTCGCTTTCCACCTACCTGAAGAACCGACCCGAACGCTCCGAGTTGGTAGAGAGTACGTCTCATGATTCCCAACCATCCACCTGCCCATTGATCGCGGGACATGCTGGCACCTAGCCTCGATTGATTGGGGGCCATAAACTTGGCATTGCATCTAGCGAGGGGTTGATACTAACTCATTTTGACAGAGAACATTCTCCCAGACTCCTCAGCTGCTCCAGGCCTTCTTGCCAGCCAAAAAGAGGTAAGAATAGAATTCGCTTACTGCCTGCCTATTTGGTCCAACCGCTGGCCTCGGCGCCACTTTGGAAAGACGGGATTAAAAGTGCTAACAATGCCCGCCATCAACAGCTCCAGAAGCACATGCTCGGAGACAAACTCAACGACAAGATCTCACACCGTCCTACTCCCGACACCCTCCTCAAGGAAGGCGTCCTACACGATGATCCCCGCTCTCCCGAGGAAAAGTACCAGGAGGCCATTGAAGAAGAGTACGCCAAGCGTGAGGGCGGTGCGTAAATTTGTCTAGGACTTTTGTATAGCGACCAAGTGCTGGATACAATGCGACTCAATTTGGTACAGACATGTTGCCGGTAGGGGCTCACTAAGAAACTGGTTTGTTTGACAAGTTGGAATCCTgctttctgtttttttcccccttcctAGGAGCTCGCTTGATATCCCAAACAAGAGGATTTTCATAAGCAAAAGACAGGGCTACCTAATATTGAGGTGTTGTGATATGTCTTCTACAGCCTtaatctcaatctcatgtCTTAGCACTGAAGAAACCTAAAAATAAAGTCTAAAATTGACACGTCAAATCTATTAaaagctcttttttttttccattaCTATTCAAGACCTGTCATTAAAAAAATGAGAGCATTCCTCGGACCGAAGAAGCCTCTCTTCAAGAGATGCTACCCCGCGCACGGCGGTCGGCGGTCGGGCGTGCCAAAaatagaaacaaaaaaaagaagggatgGATTTAAGAAAAAACGGGTTGCCTCCCTTACCGACGATCTTGGTTGGGGTTCCTGCAGTAGTAAACTACCCTGTTGaattgtttgtttttttgagaCAACCCATGACATCGTCTATGATAATCTGCAGCGGGAAAAacacgaaaaaaaaagttttaaaagtttatttacaAATGGAAGCGTTTCAGAATACGAAGATGTGTgttttcgtttcgtttcaCATTTTAAAGAAAGAGAATATACATCTCAAAGATAGggagaaaaataaattagattttttttttttttgttcttttcgcATTTCGTCTCAAAACAATGCTATAGATGCCGCCACCCAGCCTTCGCTTAAGTCCTTAACTCCAGATGATAAGTCATATCTATTTCCTGTTTCCGTGCCCCCATGTTTCTTCCTGGCGCCATTCCTTCAGAGTTATCCAAGCATgaaagtataaaaataacaTTTCCCCCCAATAAGAGTCCGACAACGCCGagtagtaatagtagtagtagtagtagtttgTATGAATGGACTTGTAGAAGAGCCTAGTGATAAATAGGTGGGGAAATGCCCGGGAATCCGGGAGTGCAAGAGGTAGTAGTTGATCAAAATTGTGTCGTCGTGTCCCAGTGTTCGTGTGCTTGcgtcaaagaagatgaagggctATGATGCCTTCTTTGAGCAAAAGGCTATGCAATGCCTTTGCTGTAAAGACATTTCATTGGCCCCTGTAGGAAGGAGACGGCGAGCTGGGATCATAGTGGCGCTTGTTATGCTGGATAACGGTGTTGGGGCCAGATCGAATCACTTGGGAAGTATGGTCTCCTAGAGACGTTATCAGTACATTGTTGCTAGCAGAATAAGCCGGGGCAGCGAGCATACTGGCACCGTATTCGCGGGAGGTGGTGATACTGGGGCGAGGGCTGGGAGCTGCAGAGCGGCCagatgagctggaagagcgGCTTGGGTAAGAGTCCTGGTGGACATAAACGCTGCTGCCGCGGTTGGACATTGTCACAGGTTTGTGTTGGTTGTTGgtttgtttgctttctttGGTAAACTGTTGGTTGATGATCGATTGGGAGTTGAATCGTGGCAACCCtaatgatggcgatgatcaAGTGGCAGTGATATAATAGTGAGGACAGTTGCAGGTAGCAATGGTAGGAACAGTATAATAGTTGGTAATTGATAGTTGTCTGTATCTTGTCTACACTGAAGGTGTCGATGAGGAAAACAGAAGAGAAGTGTGTCCTGAGGAACGGGATATAGAAACTTTATAGTAGTTTGAAACATGGCGCCGCCATCCGACTTGACTTGACCAAGTGCCCCTTTCACTCGAGACGACGCCAAGCACAGCATAGGCAGATAGGGTGAGGGAAGGCAGCAACATCTTTTCAACCTTACTAGGTCTGACGGTCCATGGTCCGCGAGTGAGTGACTCAGTCAAACGGCAGTCCACCCCAGGGGAGTTGGCTTTGGGAGAGGTGATCTGCCGCGGCGGCCCCAAAGCGGCAaccggggggggggggggggggcaggGGCCGCCAATCTCGAGCGAAGCATAGATGGTATTGCGAAAAGAGAACGGGCAGCGTGGCTCAGGCTAAGGGGAGACAAGGGCCGAAGGAGAGGTGGCGAAACAAGCAGAAGTAAAAGCCAACATGTAACTTGGGGCAGTAACTCTAGTTTGGCCGCCTCATGATGCCGCGCAGCCAGCACGGACAGGGATGTTGGCGTGCAGGGCGAGGGGCGCGGCAACTTGGGACGTGAGCGCCGAGGGAGGGAGCTGGGCATGGCCACGGCAGTGaagcagcgacggcagcgagGATGGATTGGCAAAATGCATTTCGGGTGCAGTGTCGAGTCACGGTTGGTCTAGATTCACGGTGAACGTTTTGAGAGATTGGGCGGGTTGCTGCGGTGCGGTGCGGTGCGGTACGTACATGTAGGGCATTTGCTGGCATGGCACAGCCGCCCGCCTCGGCCTGGAAGTGGAAGATTCTGGCGGTAGGACTGACTACATggatgtacatgtacctatacGGGCCAGATAAGGTCTTGACACCTGCCAGGCAATCATCAAAACCAGTCACCGCAGTCACTCGGTCGGCAGACAGGCTCGGGCTAGCAGCCTAGCAACTGAGGCCTGCCAGAACCAGCTTGACTGAGTCCAGTCTTCGGACCCCGAAGTGAGCCACCGGGACTAGCGCCTCGTCCACACGCGTGGGCGCTGCTAGGCAGTCAGGCAGACATCAGCGTGTCGTTTCATCGAGGGCGAGTGACTcggaggacgaagaagaaaagtcgaAAAAAGGGCCACCGAGGGCTTGGATGGAGTTGGCAACGGTGAAatcggggggggggggggggatgtTTTGCTCACCCCTCACTTGATTCCTACGACCCCTCCTTGCTACTGCTGCAAGCTGCACGGCATGTGGCTGGTGATTTTTACTGGCGTTCCACCAGTGACTGCGCGTCGATGTGCATGTGGTGCTTCAGGAGCTTTGCAGCTCTGGGCTGTCACGTTTGTGTGCGACGGGCCAATGTATTGGACGATGGGTAAATTGCGCGTATCACCGTATTAGTCGCGAGGAACCTCTGCGGCCAATGGACGGTTTTCTCTTTGGAGCTGCATCTATCAGCCATGTCCGTTGCCTGCGTTATCCGTGCTATCCACTACAGCAAAGCTACTGTTTACGAGTTGATGCTTTGCACTGATGATAcaataaaacaaaagaagagaatacCTCTTGGGCATGCACATTAAAGCAGATACAAGCTGATTGGGGGCAGAAGCCACTAATTGTCCGCCTATGCTCCATACCTGTACAATGCAAGAAATCGTCGAGCGACATGATAGGCGTGGCTAGCCCATCTTACCCTGTTCCTTTTCCGTTGTTTACTATAGAGAGTCGGCATAACAGTTGCTCTTCATTGCAGCGagcccaaaaaaaaaaagtgcgACGACGGTCAAAAAAAGACTCATCAGCTTTTCTTTGTGTTTTTCGAAATTAACCGGGGAATAATAGATACGTTTTTTGCCATTAACAGCCGGAGGTAGCCATGAATGACCGCCGGTGGAAAAGCTAAGCGAAAGATGCAGCCTCGCATTCCGGGGGACCGTTGCCGGCATAGCCCTCCGTCCGGCTTCGCTCGCGATACGTCAAGcccaagagaaaagaagggggcGATGTTTATTAACTACACACCTCTCTTTAttcgactttttttttatttttattttttggcTTCATGCCCAACTACACCATCTTCTAGGCACTTGGATGTTTCTACCCATTCGGGTCCCTTTCACTCGTGTAAGTGGCGGGAGCACGTGCAGGCACGGGAAACGAAGCTAGCAAAGACCCTGTGGAAGCAGCCGCGGCGAAGCGGAATAGGATACAATGAGAAGCCCAAAAAAATGGGAAACATGGATCAGCAACATGGTGGTATACACAAGAGctgaggaaaaagaaaaaaaaaaaggcgagaAAGGGGCATGTCATGTGCCACTGAGCCTTGCATCCAGCCCAACTTTTTTGTCTgtgctctttttctctttttctctccaatCGGTCAATTTAGGGCCTCCCTACGTCATCATACCTGACAGGTACGGAAAGGGTCCTCCACGTTTTTTGCTCCCTATGAgcccattttttttttcacaatTGCAGCCTCAATTACGTAGTTGCTGAGCTCTAGGGAATCTCTAGTCTTGGCCGTATACCTTCTTTGTATTCAGCTATTCAGATTGATTCGCCTGTGTATGGCCATGCAGAGCCGCTTCTCGTGTCTAGCATGGTCCAGAacgcaaagaaaagaaacatcGAGGCACCCGCTCAACGAATTGTTGATTCGCCCATTCCATCCCACATGACCTCCATGCAATAAGATACAAGACAGAATCAAACACAATGACGTACCTTGGATACAAAGACGCTCGTTTTCTAATTCTCACCAATCTCCACAGGCCTTCTACATGCCGTCCTCCAATACGTACTGCGTTGCTCGTGCATACACGCAGCATCCCACCAATTAAACTACCATCTCTACGTATTTTTCGTATCGTCCTTTACTTCACCGTTCTAGGCTCCAACAAAGCATGGTCACGCGAGGACATGGGAACCAGTACATACATAAAATCGCCCCTTAATGACGACAACTTCAAATCTCTCAAAAAGCGAGCCCCGATACCCTTGACCACGaaggatgagagaagaaagcaatgGCAAAATCAAACAGTTTCATCATAATCGGGCCATGGGATCAAAAAAGCCCATTGAGTCGTAGCGCCGCCCGTATCTGTAGTAAGAGAGATACGACCCAGCGCCAGGCCAGGCACTAAAGCGCCCTCCCCGGAATGCCTCTACCATTGGCGCGGGGCAATTGAGTTGAATGAGGAAAACGCGCCCCCCCTCATTGGCCAATCGCCAAAGCGCATGCAGACGCCTCTCCGCTGATTCGGGAAGCTGGCCACATTGCCTCAAGCCTCAAGGGTCCCCTCTCAGCTAAACGACCGCCGTTGCCATTCCGTATTGGCCAgatattctcttctctcttctttccctctcctcctcttttctcttctcccaacGAAGCCTCTCCCAAGAAGCCCGACGCTCCTCCCCTTCCGCACCGCCTCGTTCGCCTCATTTTTTGCATCTTCCATTGTCCGCGCCCCTCCCCCAAGTTTTCGCCACCATGAAGGCAGCCCTGCTTCTCTCCGCCCTGGCCTCTTGCGCCATtggcgtcgtcgccgccgagGACCTCAAGATCGATGTCACCCACGCCGTCGAGTGCGAGCGCAAGACCCAAAAGGGCGATAAGCTGTCCATGCACTACCGGGGCACTCTGCTCGCTTCCGGCAAGCAGTTTGATGCCAGTCAGTCCACCTGCTAAGCCGCATcccgtctctcttttttgtctCACCGTTCTGCACCCACTATTGGGGAAACAAGAACCGACGATCTTTGGATATTGGCtgactctcttcttcttcttcttctcaggcTATGACCGCAACCAGCCCTTCAGCTTCAAGTTGGGCGCCGGCCAGGTGATCAAAGGGTTTGCACCCCCCCACGCCCCGAGCTGGATGCCTTGCGACTGGAGCTAACGGCGATATTACCTCTATAGATGGGATCAGGGTCTTCTCGACATGTGCATTGGGGAGAAGAGGTAAGAAGAGCACCACGACGTCATCTCTCTTTCGCCCCCCTCCAACTCTTCACAATGGCTGACATTACATCACTTTTCTAGAACTCTCACGATCCCCCCCGGAGCTGGGCTACGGCCAGCGCAACATGGGTCCTATCCCGGCTGGTTCAACTTTGGGTATGATCTCCTTTCCCACCATCTATCTTCCAttgctttcccttttcaaCCCCCACGCCGTATCAAACATCAGACCACTAATTGATGTCATAGTCTTTGAGACCGAGTTGCTGGCCATcgagggcgtcaaggccCCCGAGAAGCCTACCGAGAAGCCCACCGAAGAGCCAGTGGTCGAGAAGGTTGCCGAAAAGGTGGCCAGCGTCGCTGCCgaggctgctgatgccgccaagaCGATTCTTTCCGACACTGATGATACGTCTGAGACTCACGAGGAGTTGTAACGAGATAATGATTTGTAAATAGTACTAgcctcttccctttttttgagCCTGCATAGCCGATCTCGAACGTCAAATGAAACGTTCCCTCGAAACGTTCCTCTTCGTTGTGTGGTGAACAATAATTCTATCCATGTTAAGCTTTGATCAGCCGTCAGGAATCCATAAATTCCCCGAAGCTATATACTTGGGATGACCATTGGGCTCCCATCATATCTAGATTCTCTCTATACGTCATATTATTGTCCCCTTTCAATAGTGGTTGCCTCAAATAGCGCAAAAAATCAGTCGATTTGACAGATCTGCAAAGACCAGGGAAGTGATTGGCCGAAAGAAACACCGTATAATCCAAAAAGGCTTCAACTTGCGGCTGATGTGTACAGTACGAGGGACATGGATACATTTCAACAGATATTTATCccaaaaacaccaaaacaATGCTGTACATGTCATCACTCATTACCCATCATGTGCTCCTCTACCCAAAAgtgagcttcttctgctttggaTCCGTAATGGCCGGTCGACcccgcttcttctctgtcaGCTTGGGCCGTTTATTCACATCAGGCGAGATGGGCTTCGCATCCTTTGGCTCATCAGCCTGAACCGCATCGCGAATGGTCTGTCTGGAAAGACACAGGTCGATGTGCTCATTGAATTGCCGTTCGTTTGCTGCCTGGGGCCGGAGACATATTGGGCAATCCCACCACTCCTCCTGCGGCGGAGCTTCGCCTCCAGGCTTTGGGTTGGGCACAATCTCCTT from Trichoderma atroviride chromosome 3, complete sequence encodes the following:
- a CDS encoding uncharacterized protein (EggNog:ENOG41): MAETTENQTPVVDETPISSVGNPARKNSLSTYLKNRPERSELVEKNILPDSSAAPGLLASQKELQKHMLGDKLNDKISHRPTPDTLLKEGVLHDDPRSPEEKYQEAIEEEYAKREGGA
- a CDS encoding uncharacterized protein (EggNog:ENOG41), which encodes MSNRGSSVYVHQDSYPSRSSSSSGRSAAPSPRPSITTSREYGARDHTSQVIRSGPNTVIQHNKRHYDPSSPSPSYRGQ
- a CDS encoding uncharacterized protein (SECRETED:SignalP(1-20)), whose translation is MKAALLLSALASCAIGVVAAEDLKIDVTHAVECERKTQKGDKLSMHYRGTLLASGKQFDASYDRNQPFSFKLGAGQVIKGWDQGLLDMCIGEKRTLTIPPGAGLRPAQHGSYPGWFNFGL